The nucleotide window CGAATGAACGCGAAATTCCGCTAATCAAACCAATGCTTCATTGCTTCTGGTGACTCCGCTGCGGGATCGGGGGCGCCCGCCCGATCCATTTGCCACAAAAAACACAACATGACACAAAAACGCGGCCCCCAATTGATTTAACCGCGAAGGCTCGCGAAGTTGCGCGAAGAATAACTTAAATAGTTGTTATCCAATTGAATTTATCCCCTTCGCGAGTCTCTGGTTCGTCTTCGCGGTTAAAAATCCGGCATCTTGGTTTCGCATTTACCTACCTAATCGAACGGTCGAGGAACTAAGTAACAAATCGAAGGCGCGGGAAGTAGCGCAGACTTCCAGTCTGCTTTGATTCAATCTCGGCCCTGTAACCCTGAGCAGACTGGAAGTCTGCGCTACTTCTCGAACCGTTAAGCAGACTGGAAGTCTGCGCTACTTCTCGAACCGTTACTTTCCTGCTTCTTCCGACCTCCGACTCAGGCGAATCGCCGGGGCTGCCTAAACCCAAAAAAATCCCGAACTCCCATGACCACTCATACCAAACTTTTACGCCAGCAGCGCCACTTTGATCACCTCGCCTCGTTTGAATCGGCCCGGGGACGTTGGTGGCTGTTGACTCGCCTGCGCGGGCAGCGTCTCGCCTGGCGCTACGCCCTGAATAGTGGGGCTTGCATTAAACGAGTCCTAGATCTCGTCGGTAGCCTGGCCGCCTTGATTTTGCTCAGCCCCCTTTTTGTGTTCATTATCATCGCAATTCGTTGCGAGGACCGCGGGCCGACGATTTTCACCCAGACGCGCGTCGGCCGCCACGGGCGGTTGTTTAAAATCTATAAATTCCGCTCCATGCACCTGGATGCCGAGGCGCGCCTGCAAGGCCTGCTCGCAGCCAATCACCACAGCCACGGGGTGACTTTTAAGCTCAAAAACGACCCGCGGATTACCTGCGTGGGGCGCTGGCTGAGGAAGTTGTCGCTGGATGAACTGCCCCAGTTTTTCAATGTGTTGAACGGCGACATGTCGCTGGTTGGGCCGCGCCCGCCGATTCCCCGCGAAGTCACCCGCTACACCTTGGCTGACCGGCGGCGTTTGGCTGCGGCACCCGGCATCACGTGCATTTGGCAAGTCAGTGGGCGAGCGGAGATCGACTTTCCCCAGCAGGTCGAACTCGACGTGCGGTACATCGAAACCCAGAGCCTTTGGCAGGACCTGCGAATCCTGGCGAAAACCCTTCCTGCCGTCATTTTTGGCGGCGGCGCGTACTAATGAACGCCCTGCTCATTTGCCCTGGTCCGCGCCCGGCCGTTGCGTTACTGGCCGAAGCCACTCCGTTGGCAACCGCGCCAATGTTGGGAAAATGCCTGGTTGAATACTGGATCGAGTACCTGGTGGGGCGCAGCGTGACCGATATTCGAATTCGTGCTGCCGACCGCCCTGAGCAAATCGCTGCGCTGGTGGGGGACGGCTCCCGCTGGGGAGTTCACATTGTCGTGGAATCTGAATCCCATGAGTCGAGCCCCGCCCAGGCCGCCGCGAATTATTGCGCGCACTGGAAGGATCGACCCGAGTTCATCGTGCAATTGGACCACTTGCCCGGCCGGCCGGGGCGTCTGCTCTTCGAGAGCTATGCCGCGTGGTTTAATGAGCTGTACGAGTGGATACCCCGGGCGCAAACGGACGATCGGATCGGGCAGTGTGAGATCGAGCCTGGGGTGTGGGTGGGGCTGCGCGCGCGCATCAGCGATTCGGCGCGTTTCCTGCCACCGTGTTGGCTGGGCGACCATGTGGCGATCAACCGTGACGCGGTAATCGGGCCTGGGGCGATTATCGAGCCGGGGGCCATCGTGGGGGAGGGGGCGCACGTCACTCAAAGCATCATTGGTGCGGCCACCTTCGTTGGCGCGCAGATCAAGATCGAGAACTCGATTGCCAGCCGGCACACGTTGATCGACTGGACGAACAATTCGAGCCTGCGGGTTCCGGATGCGTGCTGGCTGAGCTCGCTGCGCGGTCCGCTCTGCGCCCAGCGCCCCGCGGTTGGCCGGGGGGCCATGAAAATTAAGACCGACGGCAACCGGCTTCACATCTCCCAGCTCGGTGAGTTGAGTGCGGTGAACTCAACGCCGTTTATGGATGCCATTCGTGAAACGCTGACCACGGCGGCTTCACTGATTGAGGTCGATCTCACCAGCACGCACTTCATGGACAGCTGTGGTTTGGCCACCTTGTGCAGCCTGCATCGCATCACCAGTGCATTGGGAATCCGGTTGCGCCTGCTGCATCCCCGGCCGCCGATTCAGCAGTTACTCAAATTGACGCAGCTGTACGAGTTTTTCGACATCGACGGGGTAGGAGCGGGGAGCTGAGAGCTGGGAGCTGAGAGCTGGGAGCTGAGAGCTGGGAGCTATGAGCTGGGAGCTGAGAGCTGAGAGCTGGGAGCTATGAGCTGGGAGCTATGAGCTGGGAGCTGAGATATGGGAGCTGGGAGCTATGAGCTGAGAGCTTGGAGCTGAGAGCTGGGAGCTATGAGCTGGGAGGGACGACCTCCGTGTAAGTTCACGCTCAAGGCCACGAGGAATAGAATGCGAGGCTGGGTTCGCGGGCCGTCTTTGAGTTTGCGTTGAGCACGCTGACGGGCAGTTTTTCATCCATTACCCTATGAGCCGTGCTGAAGCCCTTTCTCCTGCGTCGGATCCCGCCCTTGACGCCGTTTTGGTGGTCGATGACGAGGTTCCTCTGCTTGAGGTTTTTGCCGAGGCTCTCGGTACTCGCTTCGAGGTGACCACGGCGACTTCCGCCCGCGAGGCCGAATTCATTTTGCGCAAGAAAAAATTCAAGGTGGTCGTCGCGGATCATCTCATGCCCGGTGGTAACGGGATGAGTTTTCTGGTGCGGGCCCGTGAGGAGTACCCGTACATGCAGCGCGTGTTGGTGACCGGGTACATGAAGCCCGAAATGCTGCTGCGGAGCGTGAACGAGGCGGCGCTTTTCCGCTACCTGCTAAAACCGGTCGCGGTGATGGAGTTGGTCACGGTGGTCGCTGATGCGGCCAAACTCCATGACGCGGTGAAATCCGCAGGAGCAGTGGGCGCCACCAACTGATCGCCGCTGAGTGTTTAACCGCGAAGTGCGCGAAGGGGCGCGAAGTCGGTAGAGGAATACGGATTGGTATCACAGAGCCGAGCCTGAGACCAGACACAGCGGCCACGGAGCAAGACAATGACGAGTTTAAGATCGAAGCTTCCAGCTCATAGCTCTTAGCTCCCAGCTCATTATTGCCCACGAAACACGCGAAATGACACGAAAAGGCGGCCCTTAATCGATTTAACCGCGAAGGCGCTATTCAAAGCGTCGGATTCGGAAGTAGCGCGGTGCTTCAGCCTGCATCAGTAATTGCAGGAGTGAATTCGTTGTAAACCTGCGGGCTAAAGCACCGCACTACCTCAGAATTCTATCCGTAAAATCGAAGGTTCCCGCCTGCTCGCCATTGGAAGGGGTGAAAACCCTTAATTTCTCGAATTTTTGACAGTTTTGCGTTGAAGAGGCCGATGCGGATGCGTTCCATCGGGCGTTTCCCCCTATGTTTACCCGAGCACGACCCCCCGTGCGTGAGGCCCGCCTTAAGCATCAGGCACCTGCACGAGCGTTTACCCTAATTGAATTGCTGACCGTGATCTCGATCATCGCGATCTTGTCCGCCATCAGCCTTAACGTGGTGAAAGGCGTCAAGGAGCGCTCCGCAGTTGGCCTGGCGAAGGCCGAGCTCGCCGCCCTCTCGCAGGCGCTGGAAATGTATAAACTGCAGTACGGCGACTACCCGCAGACGGGTGGCGCTACGAACGCTTCTCTGTCGTCAACGACAGCTTCGGCCACGGACGCCCAAGGTATTCTATTTAACGCGCTAACCGGTAAGCGGGGGCCATTACCGGCCGAAACCAAAATCGACGGCAAGGCCTACGTGGACTTGGCCCGATTCGTATTACAGTCTCCGACAACTATGCCGGCATCAGGGGCGAATACTGTGGCCAACGCGTTTGTTGATCCTTGGGGGAATCGTTATTTGTATTATTACAAAACGGGCACTTCGGCCCAATGGAACACGACCCCGTCTTATGTCTTACTTTCAGTCGGGATGGATGATGCACCAACGGGCGTGGATACGGCACCAACGGTAACAACGGCCGGAGTTGTGACGCCTAATACCACTTACGGAGATAATGATATTTACGCTAATAAATAATACAATGAATCCAGTTTACATGAATAAATATAGCCGGAGTGGTTTTACGCTCATTGAGCTTTTGACCGTCATTGCGATTATCGGTATTCTGGCCGCGATCATCATTCCTGCGGCGGGCGGGGTGAAGACGTCTGCCAACAAGGCCAAGACCAAGGCGATGTTCAGTCAGTGGTCGCTCGCCATGGATTTGTTTAAGAGCGATTACGGCTATTATCCGGCGATTGGGTCGACCACACCAACCGGTTCATCGACTAAATTGGTTGTTGCGACAAGTTTCTTTGCTGCCTTGACCGGCAAAGATTACTTGGGGACTGCGATTACACCAGCCGCCAATCTTTACGGTAATACGCGCAAGCTCTCCTTTTATTCACCTGCGAGCGCCGATGTGGATAGCACGGGAAAGTTAGTGGATGCTTTTGGTAATACCGAATTTGCTGTATTTACTGACACCAATGGTGACGGAATTATCAATAATGTGACTCCTTCTGGTGGGGTGGCTGATAGTCCTGTGTTGTCGCTGCAGGCAGTTAAAAACATCGACGGTGTTTCCATTCTACCAACAATATCCGCAAACTTCGATCCTGCTGTGGGTGTACGTGCTGGTGTGATTTTTTATTCGGCAGGTAAGGGGACGAACGAAAAAGATATCGTCACCAGTTGGTAATCAACGCGGGTTTATATAAAAATGAAAACGCATAACGCAGTACGATGCCGGTCTTCGGCTTTTACCTTGATTGAGTTGTTGGTGGTGATCGGCCTGATCGGCCTGTTGGCGGGTGGTTTGGGCGTGGCGATGAAGAACAAGAACCCCGGTTCGGGACTACGCTCCGCTCAAAGTGTTTTGGTCAGCCTCCTATCGTCGGCCCGAGGCCAGTCCGCACTCAATCAAGTGGATGCAATGATGTTGGTACAAGCTGACCCGGCCAGAGATAATTTTTTGCGTTCGGTGAGAGTAGTGGTGCAGACTGCTTCAGGGGCCACTACATGGCAAGAGGTCGGCGGCGAGGTTGTGTTGCCAGAGGGAATTTATGTTGTTCCTCCTGTAACTTCCGTGGCGAACGCAACCTTATCACTGCTCAATAATAGCGATACCAAACGTCGCTCCCTTTTTGTTAACACTGGAACTGTTACAGGTGGTACATCTGGACTTGGCATTCTTGTGCCTGCGGGGACTTATTTTCAGTCACTCCGGCTTACTTCTCTCGGCAGCGTATTAGATGCCACCAGTACAACTGCAACAAACTCTGGAATTAAGGTTACGGGCGGCCGACTTTTAGTGGCGGCTGGCCGCCAGACCGGACCGACCGCGTGGGAGTTGGATAATGTCAGCGCGATTCGTGGTTTTGTGGTTAGCACCTACGGGGTCGCCACTTTGATCAATGACACAGCAACTTTAGATAACTAATTTATATGAAACAGAATAAACGTAAATCGGGTTTTTCTTTGGTAGAAGTGGTGGTATCGGTGGGCATTTTCGCCGTGGCAATTGTGGGCATCATTGGTTTGTTTGCGCCCACCACCAAAAATGTGGCCGCTGTGGCCGATTCTGATGGCTCCACCCGTGCGGTGGCGGCGATTCAGTCGTATTTGAAAGAGCAGGGTTTTACTGGGACGCAAGCAATCGTCGATGCCGGCACTAAGTATTACGCCAATAAAGGTGCGAATGTGATCGGGGATGCTAACTTGGCTACATTTTCAAATAACGATAAGTTTTTCGAATTTACGTTAACGCGTAACACGGATCTATCGCCATCAACTGCTGCTGATGCTACAGCTGGTTTTCTCGCCTTTACCATTACTTTAAAGTGGCCTGCCTACACTCCAACGGCTGATGGGGTTGGTGCGGTGGTAGCGGACAGCCAGAAAAGCAGCCTGATCGTTCCTGCGGCAGTCACCCGTTAATACTATGCCTACCATCGATTTTAAATCTACAGGGCGGAAGGGGTTTACTCTGGTTGAGTTGATGGTCGCCATCGGGGTGACCGCGTTGCTGGTGAGCTTGATGTTGACCATCACGCTCAACGTCATGGGGGGGTGGAACAAATCCTCCGGTTCGCTCACCTCCGGAAACCAAGCCCGCTTGGTTTTGGATATGATCGCCCGCGATTTGCAGGGCGCGGTGATCAAGAAAGATGGCAACGCCTGGCTGGCGGCAAGCATTCAGCAGAATCAAACTCTTGGTGGTGATGCAGGTATGGCGAACGATGCCAGTTGGGCTGCGACCGGAACGATTAAACCGGCGGCGGCGGATTCACTAAGTATTCCAACCATGAGTGGGTCCATTCCGCCCGATGTTGAGGGGTATCGTTTTGGTCAGGCTGGAACTTGGCTACGTTTTTTTACGTCCATTACAGACACCAATACGGCGGATACCAGCGGTGGGAGCACGACCGACACCCATGTGTCGGCGCCACGCGCAGTGTCATATCAGATTATTCGTGCACCCGTTGTATTCGGAAGTTTGGAATATCGTTATCAACTGTTCCGCGCAGAGGTCAGTTCGGAAAATTCTTTTTCTGCCGGCTATGATTTATTTGCAACGGCATATAACAGTATCGCTCCGGTCACCGAAACCTCCGTTTCGACCACGATTAAAGGAGCCGGAATTATTCGTAGGCCTGAAACGGCTGCGAATGATCGCCGTTTAGTCATTGCCAATAATGTAATTGATTTCGGTGTTCGTATGTATACACGGAACACATCGAAGTATTCTGTACAGTTGGCGTTTCCGTTGACTACGGCAAAGCTGGGGTTTGCCGCGACTATTCCGTCTGCTACTGTACCTGCCCCCGTGCCGACACCAGCACCGACCAGCGGTGCGATTGCATACGACTATGGGATACCGATTGTTGTTGAGGTATTCATGCGCGTTTTGACCGACGAAGGGGTGCTGCAGATTGATAATTTGGAGAATGGGCGGATCACCGGGGATTGGTGGGACATTGCTATCAAAAACTCGAAGGTGTTTACCCGGCGGGTTGAGCTCAACTCGGCTGGGCTTTAGTTTTTATTGTTCGCAGTTTCGAAAACGGGGCTCCATTTGGGGCCCCTTTTTTTTGCCCACGAAACACACGAAATGATACGAAAGGCAGATCAATACGATTTTAACCGCTAATGTACGCTAATTGGCGCTAATGGAGGATCCTCCGAGCACGAGCTACAGAATTTTTGCTCACGGAATACACGAAATGACACGAAAAGTCGGATCGATCCGGTAACCACTCATGGGCACTGATTGTCACTGATATAGGATCCGGATAACCGCTGCCGTTTTGTTGCCCACGGAACACACGGAACACACGGAATACACGGAAGAATAGGATCTATCCGGCTTTAACCGCTAATGTACGCTAATTAGAGCCTGTCCCAAATTTCCGGATTTTTAAAAAGTGCGCAGAGGTCCATTGGGATTGCGGGCGAACGAGGTGGCACGAATCACCCCAGCGACGTTAAACGGCGGCCCGAATCGATTTTTCCCGCCCCCAAGCGCGGTAGTAAGGTACGGCAAAGCCGGGGCGAGCCCCAGGGTTATTCACATTTTTGCCGGAAAATTGAATTAAGCGGCCAGCGGAAGTGTTATTTCCTCGGCAAGGATTCGTGACACCAGCCAGAGGTTGTGACCGAGTACACTCCAACCCACCGAACGGTAGCGGTTGGCAAACCCTTTACAGCGCAAGCGTCCGCCGAGGCGTTGTTTGAGGATCGCAATGCGCGCTTCGGTCGCCGAACGGCGCCGCTGCAATTGGGCGAAGCGTTTTTCGCTCAAACGCTCCTTGAGCGCGTGCGGATCACGCGGGCATACCGCATCGTAAACGTCTTGTTGCTTGAGCATTGCGGAAGTTTTTTTGGTGGCGAAGCCGCGGTCGGTGCCGACCGCGCTAATCGGCGCACTCAGGTCAAAGCGGTTCTGCCGCGCCAGGCTTTCCTCGAGTTGGCACCATTCTGCCGGAGCCGCGCCCTGGTAGAGTTGCCAGTCGGTGATTAAACCGGAGAGCGCCTCGCTCAACAGCAACGAGTTGCCAAACTCGACTTGGCTCCCTGCTTTGCCGCGAACCAGTACGTTCACATCAAGTTCATGCACGCTGAGGATCTTTTGGTCGTTGGGCACCGGGCGTCCGCCGATGATGCGCTCGTGGGCCTGCTTGATGACGGCGGGCAGTTGGCCGAGCATAGCGTCGATGCGGGTGCATAGCGTCGATGCGGGTGGTTATCCGCTTGGTTTGGCGTTGGCTGTAATGGGTTTGGCTATACTTCTGCGCCAACAGGTCGCGGTGGCGGCGGGCATGTTCTCCGATCGTGCGTAACAGCGTCTTCATCTTGCGCAGGATCTGTTTACGCGCGCGCTTGGCGTCGTTGCGGCGGCCTGCGTGGGTCATTGACATGCACAACTTGTTCATCTGCTTGGCAAAGCACTCCGGCTCTTCAGGCATACGGTGGAGCAGTCCAGCGCGGCGGATTAAAATCATGGCCTTGAGCAAAGTCTTGGACACATCACGCAACAGCACCCAGTCCACCGGGAAGTGGATGTTGGTCTCCAAGCACGTGCCGTCGATGAGGCAAACATCCATGTCCAGCGGCGCGCTCAACCCGAGTTCAGTGGCGCGATCCTTCTCGCCGCACATCTCCACCAACACTTGCCCCATCCAGCGCACCTGTTCGGCGGTGAAAAACTTCGAGGCCCGCTCCAGCACACTTTTGGACGCCCCCTTGATTCCCTCAAGCGTGCGAACACCGCAAAAATCCGCCAGTAAATCACTTGAGGCAATGCTACGGGAAAGCTCGCGAAAGGATATGTTGCCCAAATGCACCCGCAACACTTCAAAGCGTAACGCTTTGAGCGCAAACTCCATACGCTGGCGTAGTTGTGCGACACTGGCTTGGCCTGCCCCCGCCTTGGCAAAGTCCATCGCCATCGTCTCCAAGTGGCTGCCACGCAACAACGCGTCGAGTCCTTCCAATTGCTGGCGAAACTCGGCGTAATCTTTATTGGCACCGACTGGCGTTAGCGCCGGACGCAACCAGCGTTGCAGGGCAATGGCCGAGGTGGCGGATACGGGTTTTGACTTCATGGCCGATTATAGCGGCTTTTTTTTGACCAAAACCAGGGAATTACCCCTCTTTAGGCATCATTAAACTTATGCTAATAGTTCACTGCTAGGTTTTTATGCTTTCGGGACAGGCTCTAATTAGCGCTAATACTATTTCTATGCCAAAACGGGTCTATAGCGTTTGAAGGAACAGTTTGTTTTAGCGAGAAGCCAACCCTCGCCGATCAATTTTCGAACGCGCTCTGGACCGTGCCAGATGGGATGGAGTTTCTCGCTGATGGCCGCTTCGATGTCGCCAAGGGTGTCGTAAAGAATGTTGCCGATGCGGTCCTTGATCAGATCACCAAGTTTTTCGACCGGGTTAAGTTCAGGGCTATAGGGAGGCAGCGAGATAATGCGTACGTTCGGGGGCAGTTGATCGAGCGAGGTGTCGGTGTTCTGGTGGAAACCAGCCTGATCCCAGATGATGACGTGGACTGCTTCGGGATCACGGGTGCTGATTTGGCGAAGAAAGGCGTGGCTCATGTCCAGACTTACTCCATCGGCGAACATGGCTTCGGCCAAACCATCGCCGGCTACCTCGAGCGCGGAGTAAAGATAGCCCCATTGGTAACGAGTGCGGTAAGGCGCAGTGGGGCGGTGCCCCCTTAAAGTCCACACGCGGCGCAAGACACTGATCAGTCCGTAGCGGTGTTCGTCGGCCACCCAAACCCTTACCTTCGTTCCTTTTGGTAAACCCAGCGCGGCTAGGCGAGTGTCCAACTCCCGCTTGAACGCATCGGCTTTGGCAGGATCCTTTTTCGCGTGACTTTTGCGCGGCAACTTCAGCTTCGCCCCCACCCGCCGCAGCCATCCATACACCCCGGGCCGTGACAAGTTCACCCCCTGGCTCTTCGCCCAACGTTGGACTTCTTCGGCCCGCTTCCATCGGCCCTCTTTGAGCCCTTCGATCAACCCGGATTCAGCGCTCGGGGTCACTTGGGTGCTACCCGCCTTCGCGCCCCCTCTGGGCTTATTCTTGAGCCCCTGTACTCCCTCTTTGCGGAAACGTCCGATCCACTCGATCACCCGACTGCGTACCATCCCCGTCAACTCCGCAATCTCCTCCAGGCTATGCTGTCCAGTAAACGCCAACCTCACGGCCATCAACCTGGCCTTTGGCAATCCTGCCTGCTCCTCCCCGGCCAACAGCGCCTTCACCTCTTTTCGCCCCTGCTCATCCACCAACTTGATTTTCGGTTTCATTGGTTTCCCCTAAAGCAGCAATCATTCCAATAGACCTGTTTAGCTAAATAAACGGTATAATAGAGGATCCTCCGCGCACGAGCTAGAGCCTCCTCGAAAAGGTTTTTGGTTTTTTCTAGTAAAAACAACTTATGTGATTTAAGTTTACTGTAAAAGTGCCGTATTATACTGCATGAAAACAGGAAACAAAATAAGTAGCGGCGTTAAATTATCAAGTAACGAATCGATCGTTTATCCCTCCGGCGACTTCTTTTCAACCCCGGCGCGCAGTGATTTTGGTGATTTCTTACTGCAATTACAGCGCTTTTGGCGGTCCCACCCCGAAATCGAAGTGGCCATGACCGCCGATCTCGACGCCCACGCCATGGCGGAAAAGCGCGAACGGCGGAAGGACCGGGAGTTCGAACTGGCGCAGACCGAGGCGTTGTTCGCCGTGCCGGCGTCAGGCACGGCGGAAAAAACGCAAGCCGAGTTCCTCGCCGCAGGGCGTCCGCGCACCCCCGCTGTTGTGGTTTTTATCACGGCCATGGCCACCGGTTACTTGGGGTCGCAATACAGTGCCTGCCCCCGGATGGTGCTGCTTGAATCGGCATCGTTGCGCACCTTGCTCGATGATTTGGGGTACACGCTGCCTGCACCTAATACCGTTGGCCCCCTGATAAATCGCCTGAGTGAGAGTACTCTCGCCCTGATCCACCGGGCCCAATTGGCCGATATTTTGGCCGAAGGGCTCGATTCGTTTACCGATATCACCCTGGACAGCACGGCGATCAAGGCATCCAGTTGCTGGCCAACAGACTCCGGTATCATTTACCGCCTCTTTGAGCGAGCCTACCGCATGGGCGGCAAGCTCGACCAGGTCGGGCTTAACTCGCTGCAGGATGGCTTCAAAGACCACTGGCTGGAGGAGTTGCGAAAGAGCGCCCGCGCCATCGCCCTGCTGGGTGGTGGTCCCCGCCGAGCCCAAAAACTCCGGCTGCTCTACGACCAGTTTTACCAAATCGCCTGCAAGTTGGGCGGCAAGTTGCTCACCCAAGTAGAAGCCGCAGAGGCCGAAGCAAATGTTAAACTGTCCAAGCTGCGGCCCTCCAAGCGCCGGATCGCGGAAGACCTACTGGACTGCATCCACGGGGACGTGGTCGCGGTGATTACGACGATCCAGCAAAGCATTGCGCGGGTGCATGATGGGGTGAAGACCAAGTCGAGGGAAAGGGTCCTCAGCCTGGCCGATCGCAGTGCTGCTTTTATTGAAAAAGGCGGGCGGGAACCGGTGATTGGCTACAAGCCGCAATTGGCCCGCAGCCGCGGCGGTTTTGTCACCGCGCTGATTCTCGACGCGGGCAACGTGGCTGATTGCAAGCAACTGGTGCCCCTGCTGATCCAGAATATCGCCAACACGGGCCTGGTGCCGGCGAGCGCGAACGTCGACGACGGCTACTCCAGCGCCGAAGGGCTGGCGCAGGCATACGAGCTGAAGGTGGCCAAGGTGAGCATCTCCGGCGCCAAGGGGCGCGCCTTGCTCGGCGAGGAACTGTGGAACCACCAGGATTATATCACGCTTCGCGCCGAGCGCAGCGCGATCGAGTCGCTGATGTTTACGCTCAAGTTCAACCACGGGTTCGGCCGGCCGGGTCGTCGCGGGTTGGCGGCGGTGCGCAGCGAACTGACCCTGAAGATCCTCGCGCACAACTTTGACCGGATGATTTTGGTGCGCGCGAGAAGGTCTCAGGAAAAGCC belongs to Opitutus sp. and includes:
- a CDS encoding prepilin-type N-terminal cleavage/methylation domain-containing protein, which encodes MNKYSRSGFTLIELLTVIAIIGILAAIIIPAAGGVKTSANKAKTKAMFSQWSLAMDLFKSDYGYYPAIGSTTPTGSSTKLVVATSFFAALTGKDYLGTAITPAANLYGNTRKLSFYSPASADVDSTGKLVDAFGNTEFAVFTDTNGDGIINNVTPSGGVADSPVLSLQAVKNIDGVSILPTISANFDPAVGVRAGVIFYSAGKGTNEKDIVTSW
- a CDS encoding response regulator, which produces MSRAEALSPASDPALDAVLVVDDEVPLLEVFAEALGTRFEVTTATSAREAEFILRKKKFKVVVADHLMPGGNGMSFLVRAREEYPYMQRVLVTGYMKPEMLLRSVNEAALFRYLLKPVAVMELVTVVADAAKLHDAVKSAGAVGATN
- a CDS encoding prepilin-type N-terminal cleavage/methylation domain-containing protein produces the protein MPTIDFKSTGRKGFTLVELMVAIGVTALLVSLMLTITLNVMGGWNKSSGSLTSGNQARLVLDMIARDLQGAVIKKDGNAWLAASIQQNQTLGGDAGMANDASWAATGTIKPAAADSLSIPTMSGSIPPDVEGYRFGQAGTWLRFFTSITDTNTADTSGGSTTDTHVSAPRAVSYQIIRAPVVFGSLEYRYQLFRAEVSSENSFSAGYDLFATAYNSIAPVTETSVSTTIKGAGIIRRPETAANDRRLVIANNVIDFGVRMYTRNTSKYSVQLAFPLTTAKLGFAATIPSATVPAPVPTPAPTSGAIAYDYGIPIVVEVFMRVLTDEGVLQIDNLENGRITGDWWDIAIKNSKVFTRRVELNSAGL
- a CDS encoding prepilin-type N-terminal cleavage/methylation domain-containing protein; protein product: MKTHNAVRCRSSAFTLIELLVVIGLIGLLAGGLGVAMKNKNPGSGLRSAQSVLVSLLSSARGQSALNQVDAMMLVQADPARDNFLRSVRVVVQTASGATTWQEVGGEVVLPEGIYVVPPVTSVANATLSLLNNSDTKRRSLFVNTGTVTGGTSGLGILVPAGTYFQSLRLTSLGSVLDATSTTATNSGIKVTGGRLLVAAGRQTGPTAWELDNVSAIRGFVVSTYGVATLINDTATLDN
- a CDS encoding IS630 family transposase, translating into MKPKIKLVDEQGRKEVKALLAGEEQAGLPKARLMAVRLAFTGQHSLEEIAELTGMVRSRVIEWIGRFRKEGVQGLKNKPRGGAKAGSTQVTPSAESGLIEGLKEGRWKRAEEVQRWAKSQGVNLSRPGVYGWLRRVGAKLKLPRKSHAKKDPAKADAFKRELDTRLAALGLPKGTKVRVWVADEHRYGLISVLRRVWTLRGHRPTAPYRTRYQWGYLYSALEVAGDGLAEAMFADGVSLDMSHAFLRQISTRDPEAVHVIIWDQAGFHQNTDTSLDQLPPNVRIISLPPYSPELNPVEKLGDLIKDRIGNILYDTLGDIEAAISEKLHPIWHGPERVRKLIGEGWLLAKTNCSFKRYRPVLA
- a CDS encoding transposase produces the protein MKTGNKISSGVKLSSNESIVYPSGDFFSTPARSDFGDFLLQLQRFWRSHPEIEVAMTADLDAHAMAEKRERRKDREFELAQTEALFAVPASGTAEKTQAEFLAAGRPRTPAVVVFITAMATGYLGSQYSACPRMVLLESASLRTLLDDLGYTLPAPNTVGPLINRLSESTLALIHRAQLADILAEGLDSFTDITLDSTAIKASSCWPTDSGIIYRLFERAYRMGGKLDQVGLNSLQDGFKDHWLEELRKSARAIALLGGGPRRAQKLRLLYDQFYQIACKLGGKLLTQVEAAEAEANVKLSKLRPSKRRIAEDLLDCIHGDVVAVITTIQQSIARVHDGVKTKSRERVLSLADRSAAFIEKGGREPVIGYKPQLARSRGGFVTALILDAGNVADCKQLVPLLIQNIANTGLVPASANVDDGYSSAEGLAQAYELKVAKVSISGAKGRALLGEELWNHQDYITLRAERSAIESLMFTLKFNHGFGRPGRRGLAAVRSELTLKILAHNFDRMILVRARRSQEKPLPLAA
- a CDS encoding prepilin-type N-terminal cleavage/methylation domain-containing protein, producing the protein MKQNKRKSGFSLVEVVVSVGIFAVAIVGIIGLFAPTTKNVAAVADSDGSTRAVAAIQSYLKEQGFTGTQAIVDAGTKYYANKGANVIGDANLATFSNNDKFFEFTLTRNTDLSPSTAADATAGFLAFTITLKWPAYTPTADGVGAVVADSQKSSLIVPAAVTR
- a CDS encoding sugar transferase; translation: MTTHTKLLRQQRHFDHLASFESARGRWWLLTRLRGQRLAWRYALNSGACIKRVLDLVGSLAALILLSPLFVFIIIAIRCEDRGPTIFTQTRVGRHGRLFKIYKFRSMHLDAEARLQGLLAANHHSHGVTFKLKNDPRITCVGRWLRKLSLDELPQFFNVLNGDMSLVGPRPPIPREVTRYTLADRRRLAAAPGITCIWQVSGRAEIDFPQQVELDVRYIETQSLWQDLRILAKTLPAVIFGGGAY
- a CDS encoding STAS domain-containing protein; the protein is MNALLICPGPRPAVALLAEATPLATAPMLGKCLVEYWIEYLVGRSVTDIRIRAADRPEQIAALVGDGSRWGVHIVVESESHESSPAQAAANYCAHWKDRPEFIVQLDHLPGRPGRLLFESYAAWFNELYEWIPRAQTDDRIGQCEIEPGVWVGLRARISDSARFLPPCWLGDHVAINRDAVIGPGAIIEPGAIVGEGAHVTQSIIGAATFVGAQIKIENSIASRHTLIDWTNNSSLRVPDACWLSSLRGPLCAQRPAVGRGAMKIKTDGNRLHISQLGELSAVNSTPFMDAIRETLTTAASLIEVDLTSTHFMDSCGLATLCSLHRITSALGIRLRLLHPRPPIQQLLKLTQLYEFFDIDGVGAGS